A region of the Scatophagus argus isolate fScaArg1 chromosome 19, fScaArg1.pri, whole genome shotgun sequence genome:
ACACAATGTCACCATTTTGCTGTTACACACCACACTTCCAGGATGCCGAACTTTTAGAACAAGCTGCTTTATTTCGTTTTTAACACATAAATCTGTTGTATACAACATACATGGATGAAgacttttgtttaattttttaccTGTTGCTTGTGCTTTAacattcatatatatattttcaatttatctgttttttaaaagatttaataTAGCCAGTGACTCTATAAAGTCCTCAGGATATCTCACATCCTtcatttgaaatataaaaaaaagaccaaataaTTTGCAgttgcaattttttttgttgctgttgttaaatATGACAATGACAATATACCAGAGGCCTAACACATAAAGTatcaataaattattattactcaTCAAAACAactttctgttgtcttttagtTTTAGTATACAAGAAGAAGAGTGTCACGTGAGGTGGTTTTGgcataaaaacatatataactGTATTGAGTAACGGAAGTGAGAATATTGGTGTAAGAGGCAAATCTGAATTGGCTAATGTGTGATTCGTCAATTTCAGATGTTTAACAAAATTCTCAGAAATCCAGAGCAACGCTGACAGtgacaacaacatgaaagctgATGAGAATGTGTTATATTAATAAAAAGATCAAAGtattaacagaaagaaaaaataaagtacGAAAATGTGAAACCAAGCAGCAACTGATTCAGAAAAAGTGGGACTGATTTAtgctgacaaagaaaaatacagtgaCACAACTCCCATTAAAAAGGATAGTATGAAAAGTAGCTTAGTCGTAATAATGCATTAACTCACAATACAAAATGGACTGAAAAACTGTGAGACTGATGCAACATaacacagtaagaaaaaaaaaacacttgtcaGTACTGAATAGGCCAATATAGTATATGAGAGGTTGGGCTGGTTGTTTTGAggtattcagtgtttttggctTAGAGGTCTGAGGACTTACTGGAGTTTTATTCCCCCCAACATAAAAGCCATGTTGGCCTTTGTTAGTTTTGTTCAAAACGAACTGAAAACAGTGCTTATAATCTGTAAATATGGCAATTAAAAAATGTGGTGATCTCAAGATGCTTATTGAGACTAAAAGAGGCTAATTGGACAGTTTGGTCCTTGACAACACACATCTCTATATGAAATCTACTCATGGATGAGTTCCATTAAGCATAATCCAGTTCAAAACCtttaatatttcttcttttgtttttttgttttttaaatgacaggCAAGCCGTGGATGACACAGTCTTGGAGGAAAAAGGAACAAATGCTCTTCAGcctcatttctgtttgtgcagtTTAGTTATGGTAAAATATGAAAGACCAAACAACAAACCTGTAAACCAGCAGAAACTATATGGCTGTAGGCCTGCGGTCACCTGACCTGAAGAGTGCCCTCAGCACTGAAGGGTGCAGGGACCCAGACTGAACCCCCCGTTGgtctctctcatcttttcctTGTGTTTGCCCTTCACAAGACCAAACACCACTTCCGCTAGCGTCATGCGTCCTCCTGTCCGCCCTCCCAGGCGGCCATCTGTTCCGGTGTTGGCGCTCTTGCTGCGTCTGGTGCTGATGAAATAGGTGCGGACCTTCCCCTGACGCTCACTCACCTACGATGACAGCGGAGGTCACACAGTGTGGCTGAATGACCCTCAAGAATCTACTACCAAGACCTCTTTGCAAATACCATACAGTAATGGCTTTACATTTAATGCACAAATGGCCCATTAATGAACAGTGATGCaactctctgtctgttctgtaTTTTCACCAGTAGGTGTCCCCCTCATGTTAGTTTATTTCTACACTTGTGTTCGTACTAATTAGTAAACTCTGTTCAAATGTGTCCACTGCTGACTTGTTTTCATTCTGACTTAACCGAGTTGGTTGCAGTGAGGCAGCATGCACAacaccaggaccctgaaactgaagcagctaaatggaattcagccatcattccTTTTATTGATGCCTGAGTTTTTCTTACTGTGACATGTCAGAATGTCTTCTATGGGAAAAGGCATTTCAGTGTTGAGTTAAGATACAGGAAATGAGGAAAGTAACAGTTGCTCCACCCTTTTAAACAACGACGTATGTCTATCACTCTCAGTTTCACTGAAAACTTTATTCTTAATGTCATCTGTGGAGATGTCTGTCATTCATATGAGAACACCACTGAACCTCGCCGAACCTCACCGAAGCTTTAAGCCTGTACCATCAGCATATTGGAAGATGCTGTTGAAACCCAAACGATTCTCcattaagacacacacacacactccacaaaCAAAACCAGTCTTCATCCTCCAGCCTCTCACCCCCTTGACGAAGATTTCTCCACGTAGCTCCAAGACAAAACCCCAGTCTGCAAGGATCCTGCGTGTGGCCTCTGGTACCTGGATGCGTCCGCTCACACCTGTGCTGTCCATGCGGCTGGCCAGGTTCACCGTCGACCCCCAGATGTCATACTGCGGCTTGGTGGCACCAATCACCCCTGCCACCACTGGCCCGTGGGCAATGCCTGTTTTAAGTCCAAAAGACTAGTCTCTATCTCACCAGGATACCCCGGAAAGTGTTTTATATCAATCAGTCTTTGCTTGTTTGGTGTTTAGGAGGTCAGCCACTTGACCACTTACCTACACGCAGCTGAAAGTTTTTGGCAGAGTGCCTGTTAATCCCTTTCAGGGTCTCTTGCATAGCCAACGCAAACAAAACCAGCTCGCTTAGGTGATTCCATTGATCCATAGaggcctgagagagagagagagatggatggttagatagaaggagagagagagagaagaaagaatgATGGAAGGGCAAACATAGTCTGAACAAATAAAGATACAGCAGAACATGAAGAGGATcttccacctgtctgtctggaGCTAAGCCAGAGGCGGCCATGTAGCAGCTCCCAATGGTCTTTATTTTCTCCACGTAGTGGAAGTACGACTCCTCCAACAACTTGGCagaagaaacatttagaaagaaagagatCAAGTTAAACACCATTCTCATATAAAGCATTTATCAACAGCATGTCCTGGATTTAAATGTACACATATATCTGAAACATGACTTATAATCCCGgtttttaattgcttttaatTACAGCAGTCAGAAATTGTCAGTTGCATACTCACCTCATCAAAGCCAGCGATGATCTCATTCAGAAGTCGGAGGCAGTCCACTCCCTCATGTTTGATCTCTTTCTGCTCAAAGTACTCATTGAAGCCAGCGATGGAGGCAAACATGACGCCGACTTCATCGTAGGATTGGGAGTAAAGCTCCTGAAATGAAAATGGTGtcgtacaaaaaaaaaaaaacctgactgaGCAAAGGAAAAAAGCTCTTTGTTTGATGAAAGTATAGGCTGATTCATTCACTATGAAATCTAGTTGTTAAAGTCCATTAAGGTTGGAATGAAAAAGAGGTTGCTCGAATAATTTACCGTGTgtcattacatttatttcaatatttatgGAGAAAGCAATGAAGGCCCCATCATTCAACACAAAAAGAGCGGGAAGAGTCTTCGCCACACCTCATCGTTCTTGCTCCTGTCCAGGAAATGTCGCGCCACATGCACAGGCAGGATGTTGTGTAATAGACACTCGTTGTGTTCCCGCAATTCCCTCATgtcctccacttcctgctggGCCTGCAGACGCCACAGGAAGTCCAGTCTGGCAGTGGCCTCCCACTGGAAAGTAAAGGGTAGGTAAAACTATCTCCGGTCACCTGTCACCCACGTACTCAGTCTGGCAGCCAACAGATTTAGAGCAAGCTCAACGAAACAGCGGCAGAACACAGAAAGTTTCAGTGAGTTCACCAGTACCTGCCGTCCATTGTAGAAGACAGCAACAATAAACATGGCCATGAGAAGGATGGAAATCCCTTTTCTCCTGACATAGTGAGACCTGTGCAGATATTAATGAAGATAGGTGGAATATAGAGATGTGACTAACAGATGTTCGATACAATAGTAGTACAGTAGTTGTAAACACAGTAAGTGAAATGAATCTCACAAAAAGAGAACATTAAAAAGTCACTGTGTGCCTACAGCTTCAGCTGATGCTGACCTGTGCAGTGTATCTTGGCGTGTGAGTGTGAGGAAGGCAAGGTGGATGAGGTAGGAGTAGACAGCCACCGCCAGCAGCAACACCGCCAGCTTCAGCAGAGAGTTCAGACGCAGGAAGACGGCACAAGTCACCATAGCGATCACAACACTCAGTACAAAGGcctgaggagaggagacagagggagggaagaagaagaagaagaagacactgaaggaaaatggattttctttgaaataaaaaagaaggaaaatggaaattgtGTGTGAGATAAGTTTTACAAGATGTTTAAACTGCTGCCGTCCTCACCTCGGGGTAAGTGCAGACAGTGAGCGGACGTGAGGCCGTGTTGGTTTTGTCCACTACATCAGCCTCTCCCATGTCTGAGAGGATACACCACACCTGaacaaaagataaataaatcataTGAAGCCTTTAGCAGCTCACAAAAGGTaatgaaacacataaacaacagGAGTACACATGATAAGACTGATTGTGCATTACACTGAATTTACTAATACTCAAGTAGTTTGCATGGTGCAGTTTCATATTTTAGTTTCAAATACTACAGAAAAAGTATAGAAACGGAAATTGTGGCAGGGAAAATGAACTTCATTCAACATTTCCATGTTTACAAATGTGGACCTGTGTTGTTAAGACTCTCACCATGTCAGTAGAGGCCAAGGCAAAGTTGATGGCAATGGCGGTGAGGGTGAGGAGATTGCGGGCACTGTTGTTTTCATGTATCCAGCAGCAgaagtgctgcagtgctgcaggaGTCCACTTGAACTCTTCGGccagagccagcagcagcagcagcatgtagGCGAGcagaaagactgaaaactgGAGGACAGCAGGGAACAAcctgcagaggaagaacaaCAGGGGAGGATGAGAGGAACGGGAACAAAGTGAGTAAAGTAGCTAAGATGttaaaccagatgaaacaagaGGAAGTGTGTGACATACTGTCTGAAAAAAGTGTAAATTTAAGAGAATGTGggagtcaaataaaaaaaaagcagacagcagTACATCTTTTGGTAGGATTAAATGAACATGTGCTTGAAAATGGATCACTTCAGttgaaaaaaagtaaaagtcgATAATGTTCAGCATCTTGCAGGACAAATTTGCTCGGACTCTTTAAAGACAACAGATCATCTAGCGTCACGttttcaaagtttattttatcttgtcGCTGGTTTATAGGAAAACTGTCAGTGACTGACaagttaaaatgaataaatttaacAAATGGTTGGTGTTGGCGTCTTCCTACCTGGGTGCAGGAATGAGGGCCTGGGCAGCCATGAGAAAGAGGAGCATGATGAAGGAGCAGACCAGGTTGGAGTTGAATATTTCATCTCTCATCTGTGAGAACTGGGCCGACCAAAAGAGATCGAGGACAGTCAACATCATTTGCTCCGTGGCATTAAGTCTTTTTCTCCTGCCGAACGGCATTTGAACCTGCGTCTACTCGTGCTCACCTTCTCCTCAATGTGTGCGTCTTTGAACACCAGGGTCAGCGGAGTGATGTGCTCCCTGTGCATACGCTCACTGCTGCGAACCTCAACGGCGTGTTTGATGCGTTTGTTAATCTCCTTGGAATTGGACTGCCATATGTTGGGCAGCGAACCATTTGTAAAGGAGGCCAGGATCTGCAAGAAAAGAATATGATGGTATGAGATCCATCGGCTCGGGAGAGGGTCTACTTCTTACTACTTTAGGGCCGACAAAAATTTTGTATCTCAGCACCTACACTGTTCATGTCAATGACGTTCCCAAAGGACATCTCTGGGGTCCAGGTTCGAGtagttttctgtatttttggaCGCTCAGTAAGGTCAGCTTTGCTCTTTTCCTCCTGAGGGCAGATGAGGAAAGTGTCGATGTTGTGTTTGAGTAGAAACTCGTTCCTGTCGCGGCCATGACCGTCCTCTGTCTTGTAGGTGCCCTCTAGACAGTCCAGAGTCGCCCTCGAGATGTGGATGCGTCTGGATGTGAAGCAGAGAAAATTATTAGCGATGTACAATATAATGTTCTCTTCAGTATGTCAAGTATCACCTAATGTAGAAAGCaacagttttttgtgtttcagtgtttatggaaaaaaatatttggatcTCTGTCGAACTTCAGGCCCtcaagtttcagttttattaaattaaacagaaagtAGTCTTGTGGAGGGTCTACAACTTTGCCAAGCACTTTAGTTTCACTTGGTTTtcataaaattacaaaacacaaactacaaacacaacactaCACTATACGATGCAAAAACTGAGCTCTATGGGACAGAGAAATAACAGTAGGGTCTATGGGActtaacacaaaaatatgtggGAACCAAGGCAGAGATCACATGTTGCATGTCAAAGGACTACTCTGCTGACTGAGACCACACACCCTGGTATGCCCCCGGCCTCCAGCATGTTGGCAATGCCTACGTCCCAAGACCAGACATCAAACTGCCACTTCTGCAGGCCCAGCACCCCACAGAGGACGGAGCCCGAGTGGATCCCAATCCTCATGTCCATGTCGAAGTTCAGCTGCTTCCGCACATACCTGGTGTTGGTAGGTTGTAAAGTGATCTTCAGTTGTACACATTTAAACATCACATCATTCTTTTGCTGCCTTCTCTTGAAAAGTAGTGAAATTAAAGCTGTCACTGTTTTACAGGTTACAGCATCAGTAAAAACTGACCGTATGGTGTCGATCATAGCTAGGCCCATCTCAACACAATGACGGGCGTGGGCTCGCTGTGGCTCAGGGACCCCTGATACACAGTAGTAACAGTCTCCCAGTATCTTTATCCGCAGGCAGTGGTGCTCCTGCGATGAGGACGAGACAAGACGccaggaaaaaagagaaaataatatgTTGATAGAAGCTGTATCAAATATATGTGatctaattaaaataaacaaaaaaacatagcTCAAATTCTCACATCTGCCAGTCGGTCAAAGCGTCCAAAGAGCTCGTTGAGGGTACGGACCAGATCCTGTGCTGACAGATTCATGGACAACAGAGTGAAGCCCTTGATGTCTGCGAAAAGGATGctgcaaagaggagagagagagttgtaATAGAAGAGGGAtgctcacaacacacacattgaaaCTGGAATAGAAACTGTTATtgaacagaacaggaagagTTTACATATACAATcattaatgacattaaaataaaagccATTTCTGAGAAACTTGTTTCCTAAAGCCTTGTAAATACTACCGTAATGTGCTTGTGTACCTCACGTCTTTGTACTGGTGGATATAGATCTTGTGAAACTCGTGAGGACTGAGTTCGTCGTCCAAACAGCTCATGTCAGCGATCATCTCCAAGGCAACAAAGCGAGGCAGAATTGACAGCACCAGACGCTCCTGTGTGGCAAAATGATAAACTCTCTCTGACGGTGGACACTGATATGATAAATGATGATAAAGACACCAAGGTCTGGAGAACAGTGACAACAATCAGCAGTGGTGTCAGCGTACAGTATACAGTGTGtccctgtcagcagcagcagtccatCTACCTGTCTCTGGTTCTCTTGCTCTAGTTTGAGGCGACCCTCAATGCAGCGCCGTGTCTCTAGGAAAACCTGTCTCTGGGCATGGTCTGTGAGGTAGTGGATGAACAAGCCAGCTGTGTTCATACCCAGGTACAACAGGCCTTTGGCAAACACCTGCATCAGAGAGAGATTATCATTCTGACAATTTATTTGAACAAGGAAAAACCCACAGAGTGTGAGCTAAGAAGAAGCAAAATGAGCTGTGAACAGTGCTGGTACCTCTAGCTCATTTGGATCTGGCGAGTAAAACTGGGCATAATATAAATGCTGGCAACATAGAAAACTTAGTACAGAGGGAATCACAATCTGTAATGAACTGGAACTGAACATTTGATAGTACAGTAAAGTGAATAatgatgaaatgttatttttggttTGAGAATGATGACTtaagaaaaatgtcagacatgACAAGTATAACGTTTTTATGGGacaattttctttaaaaaaaaactatcaaaaAGCAGTTTAATCAGCTGATTTTCTCACCTTTCTCAAAAGCACTGCATCGTTGTAGCAGCGCACTATCTCCAGCAGAAGGTGCAGTACTGAGGTGAGGGAGCCGGCGCAGATGGCCCACAGCAGAGGTAATGGCAGCAGTGTGTATGTGGCGAACAAGGTGAACAAAACATACCACGAAGGGTCTTTTTCCAGTCCGTACACCAGTCCTCCCAGCACCTGCGTGGTCTGAGACAGCCAACTAGCCAGGCCAGCGTAGTGAAGCCACCGCGGGGACATGGAGTCTTTGCAGGTTAACACTGTGATGCACAGTGCCGTAGCTAAAACCATGAAGATAACCGTCAGGCAGCTGCGCAGAGTGTCTGGGACCCCCTCAGGGGCCAGTGCCAGGTACAGAACCAATACGTGTAGCTTGGCCACCGCATCGATGACGTTGGTGATGGCCAAAGAGTTGCGTCTTTGGTGGGAGTAGTGCTGCTGGTAGAGTTTCTCCAGATCACGAGACTTGAAGGTGTGCCTCAGGGTGGGTATGTAGACTCCACGAATTGAGTGaccccagtgcacaaaaaaGTCAGCATCGCTGGCGTAGTCGTTAAAGGATCCCCTGACACTGCCATGAGTGCAGGTGGAACCACGGGACTGAGAGGGCTGCACTCTGAACGAAGATGAGCGGCGTTTTGTGACCCCGCGGGACCCCTTGTTGCGaatttgtttgttgatttcCTCCATGTAGGCATCCGTCACAAAGATTTTACGTGCTGGCTCCACACCCACCTGTCAAACACGAAAGAAAACCAGACGTGTTGCTGCTGTTCCCTTTGCTGAACTGCATACCGTCCATTTAACAAGTCACCAGTCGGTTGTAATGGTCCAGATTTGGCAATAAGGTAGAAAGCAGACTAATCATGGCCAGCATGTCATTCATCTAAATTGTATTGGATTGATTTCAGAAATTTCTGAAAGAGATATCTCAAAACACTGGGCAGATTGTGAGTCGTCAGTGagaatctatctatctatctatctatctatctatctatctatctatctatctacgTAGATTAGTAGAGTAGTTACTTTCCACTGTTGCTGtgaatatataataataataataataatcaatcaCCTGGGCGCTGAGCTCCTGCTGGATAATGATGTGTTTCACAGCATTCTGCCACAGCATCTTTTTCCGCCGCAGCCCAGGGGATAAAGTCGCCGTCAGGCAGGCTGGCTCATGCAGCTCCATGGGAGAGATCTGTGCTGTCTCAGCAAATGTCACCATGATGACCTTAACTGACCTCATCTGTTGGTCTCAGATCAGGAGGAGGCACAGCCCTAATGATATTGTTGGAAGTCGGgggggaggaaaggaaaagatggTGTTTAGAAATGAGAAAGACTTGCTCCAGGCTACAATGTGCTTTTCTCACACTAACACAATATTCAACATTCATTCTAAAGGGGCACTACACCACTTTTACACATAAAGCTCAGTAAAGTATTCATGGTTAGCACTGTACAGTTCTATGATGTCCTCTGAATGATGTAACCCTGTTGCCATCCGGGTTATTTCAGGTACAAATCTGTGACAGAAAGACCTACAAGCTGGAGGTGTGTGGGGTTTGAGGGATGTGGGTGTTTAACAGGGGGAGGGTGGATGGAGGGGTCTTGTGAATGTTGTTTACTAATGCAAAAGCCAATATATCCAGGTGGAGCCTCACCTATAGTAGGGACTAAATGTCATGACAGCATAGTTACACTTTAAGGGTGttagttgatttatttttgctatttttgtaACAATCATATAtctaaaaacaaagcaaagaacacaaccacacaaagatcatattttctgattttatctAAACATGGATgatctttactttactttatattatattatactgtattatattatatatttggaaaataaattctTGTCATATAAATTTTAAACTCATAATTACTCATCATGAAAAGCTTTGTCTATTCAGCTTCCATATTGTTGCTATCTACTGCAGAATATACTGATTTTCAATAAATCAAGAGAATCCTGTGAGTGCAAATATACAGCAATTGATTTTATAGCACTTGAGTGCTCACCACTTGGACTTCACCAGACATGTGCCCAAATAAATGTTTACCTATCCTCTAAAAAGAATCATATCAAAGCATCTTTAATGTTTGAACAGTTTAGAAGCTATGATTCACGTAAACAGACCTGGTtctgctgcacacactgagCATGTTGGAAAGAGTCAGACTCCACGTGTTGACGCAGTGTGTGCCAGAAGACGGCGGCTTTCCAACAAATTATCTGGTGGCCAGATTTAGACCTGAGCTGGTTAATGCCCCGGAGTTAAACTCCTCCAGGTCCTTCTGGCTCTAGATGCTGCTCTCCCACTAACTGTTCCCACCCACTCACAGTCCACTGTCACCAGTCTGATTCTCACCAAGTATCCACACCACACAGGCTGCATACAGTGAAAAAGTTCAGATTACAACAGCATTCATTATGGCAGTTGAAAATATTTAACCACCGAGTGAATACTTTAATGTGCCAGTATTTTAGGCTGATTTATTGAATTGTtgatcacacagaa
Encoded here:
- the si:dkey-206f10.1 gene encoding adenylate cyclase type 8, with the translated sequence MRSVKVIMVTFAETAQISPMELHEPACLTATLSPGLRRKKMLWQNAVKHIIIQQELSAQVGVEPARKIFVTDAYMEEINKQIRNKGSRGVTKRRSSSFRVQPSQSRGSTCTHGSVRGSFNDYASDADFFVHWGHSIRGVYIPTLRHTFKSRDLEKLYQQHYSHQRRNSLAITNVIDAVAKLHVLVLYLALAPEGVPDTLRSCLTVIFMVLATALCITVLTCKDSMSPRWLHYAGLASWLSQTTQVLGGLVYGLEKDPSWYVLFTLFATYTLLPLPLLWAICAGSLTSVLHLLLEIVRCYNDAVLLRKVFAKGLLYLGMNTAGLFIHYLTDHAQRQVFLETRRCIEGRLKLEQENQRQERLVLSILPRFVALEMIADMSCLDDELSPHEFHKIYIHQYKDVSILFADIKGFTLLSMNLSAQDLVRTLNELFGRFDRLADEHHCLRIKILGDCYYCVSGVPEPQRAHARHCVEMGLAMIDTIRYVRKQLNFDMDMRIGIHSGSVLCGVLGLQKWQFDVWSWDVGIANMLEAGGIPGRIHISRATLDCLEGTYKTEDGHGRDRNEFLLKHNIDTFLICPQEEKSKADLTERPKIQKTTRTWTPEMSFGNVIDMNSILASFTNGSLPNIWQSNSKEINKRIKHAVEVRSSERMHREHITPLTLVFKDAHIEEKFSQMRDEIFNSNLVCSFIMLLFLMAAQALIPAPRLFPAVLQFSVFLLAYMLLLLLALAEEFKWTPAALQHFCCWIHENNSARNLLTLTAIAINFALASTDMVWCILSDMGEADVVDKTNTASRPLTVCTYPEAFVLSVVIAMVTCAVFLRLNSLLKLAVLLLAVAVYSYLIHLAFLTLTRQDTLHRSHYVRRKGISILLMAMFIVAVFYNGRQWEATARLDFLWRLQAQQEVEDMRELREHNECLLHNILPVHVARHFLDRSKNDEELYSQSYDEVGVMFASIAGFNEYFEQKEIKHEGVDCLRLLNEIIAGFDELLEESYFHYVEKIKTIGSCYMAASGLAPDRQASMDQWNHLSELVLFALAMQETLKGINRHSAKNFQLRVGIAHGPVVAGVIGATKPQYDIWGSTVNLASRMDSTGVSGRIQVPEATRRILADWGFVLELRGEIFVKGVSERQGKVRTYFISTRRSKSANTGTDGRLGGRTGGRMTLAEVVFGLVKGKHKEKMRETNGGFSLGPCTLQC